ACTAAAGTTACTTCAACCAAATGTGCAATAATGCTCTTGCAAGATGAAGATGAGGATGTAAGAAACTTAAGTGTACACTTTTATCATAGATTAAGTAAAGATGAAGTAGTTGTGCAACCATATATttgtttaagaaatattttaaatagccAATTTTTGAGTAAAATGTTTGGGTCTGAAATATTAGTTAAGAAATTATTAGAAGAACTAtcagaaatattaaatgtacaATCAAGCCAAGTCATTGATGAATACAATCCTTTTGCAAataattccaaaaatatttactttgaacCAGATGTACTTAGACAAATGATTGAAAACTTAAACACTgtgtaatacataaataaatcattgcCTATCTTactaaaacaaattgttttatttctaacttAATTAGTATCAGTATTCAGTATAAATATCATGTACAATGTCAAACTAATGAGACTTATTAACAGAAAGGGGTATTTGATAACAAAACCAAGGAGGGTGGTGAGAAATCACTCATCATAACAGTACATTTGTGGTGGTGTAGTGTCGTCTAACTGAATGGAGACTATGTGACGCCCGGGAACCATAACAAGGCCAAGTACTCTTGGTTCTTCTGTTTCACCATCACTACTTTTGAGGTATTCGGAACAAGCTCCTGGAACATAAGAAAACATGCAAAttgtttatatttctagtagCTATGATTTTGCTCTCTTCTCAATAAAATtgtgtcatttttttttgtgctttgtCCATCAATTTAAATTCAACGACGTTGAAACATATAGGGTATAATTTTATCGTAATTATCTTACCTAATATAACATTGGCATCTCTATCTGTGCATAAGAAGACTCCAATTAGAACCCTACCATCAGTCATCTCTATTCTGAAGTTCATGTTTAGCCATTTCCTCAGCTTAGCTTTACCATCTTCAGCGTTCTGGAACAGAAcaagaataatatattttatttccttggCACGTATAAAGTATGTTATAAATAAGATTTGAACGCTTGTAGGTAGCCAGGACCTCCAACACGTAAGTGAAATAACCAAAAAGTAGTTTAAAAAAGGGTATTTACTACCTTGATAGTGTCTATTGGTTGTTCAGAAGTTGTATCactcatgttttatttattttagtactgtacttctttaaatattttattttaaaataaataatcagctCAACTGGAACCCAATGTTTTGTTCTTTGACAATTTCGAAATGTCAATGTCATCATTGTCAGCCAAGGCCAAGATGTGGGCGATCGCGATGGTGTTGATGTTCAAAAAAATGTCTTATCCCAAACTTACTTGACTTCAAAGATTTGCTCAAGACTATCAAAGATTTGCATTGTAATTGCACCGAGGCGAGGGGAACAGAATCTTCCATCATTTTTCTAAATACTTTAAAGATTTCGGAGAGTTCTCCGGATTTTAAGGTCTGACGTGATGCAACTGTCAGTCAATGTCAATTTGTCAAAAAAggcaaaaatcaaaacaacaaacatgTGATGTGGTTGTTGCTGTGATTTTAGGAAAAAATGCAAGAACATACATCTTTACCTATCACAGAAGATAGGTTTATGAAGACATTTAAATACTTTAAGTCCAATAAGCCTAAACCGTCTCTGCAAGATGTCATTACGGTGGAAAAGAGTTCAGATCATCAGGTACCATTAATCTTTTAGCAAGTTTTGCAATTAGTTAATGATTCACAGACTAGGTATTATTACTTTTCATATTAAATTCCAGGTGATAAATATTACTGCTAATACTGTTATTGAAGATCCAAGAGCTGAACTGTTGGGGTTAAAGAACTTAAGAGAATGGCAagtgtttactttgaaaaagcATCCAGGTTTACTATTTATCAGAAATCCGTTTACGGCCTTAGGTCAAAGATATTGGATAAGAAAATGTTTAGAAGAATACCCCAAGAAACCTAACAAACTGAACATTGATATAGAAATTACTTTGGAAGATTGGTGGAGAGAATGTTTTAGGAATGGCGAGTGTGAAAAACAATTACAAAAGAAACTTCGATGGACAACATTAGGTTATCACCACAACTGGGATACAAAagtaaaatgttaatattgttataattgGTTTTTATGACtcttacttagaaaaaaattaatataattaatttgcttTAATGAATAAtagcgtccacggccgattccGGCCACGGCGGCTATCTCATAtcaggagatcagccaactgcgcaggacatattatagtgcacaagcatttgcgcagacacaagtgcagtcactattccttcacactcatagcccgatgggacggcaatccgacacaactggaaagagatcaggcgcaggagaTAATTTGCTTTATTATTCTGCTAAATCAAAAACAATGATCATCATATTCCTTCCAGGTTTACACTGAGAGTAACAAGTCTAAGTTTCCTGAGGATTTGGCAGAATTATCAGATGTGCTGGCAAAATATCTGGGTTATTCAGACTTCACGGCTGAGGCGGCCATTGTAAATTATTACCACATGAACTCCACGTTGTCTGCCCACACTGATCATTCAGAAGTCAATTTGAAAGCTCCATTGTTTTCCTTCAGgtattaaaagtattttcttttttatgtgaactttttcaataaataactatagGCTACAAAGAACCATAGTATACATACAGCACTGCATATCTTTTTTGAGTTAGAAAAGAATGCCAATTTAaatactaaatatgtatatgttaaaGCTACAGCCTAAAGAGCTAGACATGAAAGGCCCTAGCCGTAACATATTGTATGCCTAAAATATGCTATTTAAACTTAGCTCAATATAACTTTATTGTTTCAGCTTTGGCCAGTcagcaatatttttaataggagGCAGAGACAAGTCAGTAGAACCTTCAGCACTCCTTATTAACAGTGGAGATGTAGTGGTAATGTCTGAAGAGGCTCGTCACTGCTATCATGCTGTACCAAAAATTTTACCTGCCACAGATTCACCATGGGATGTATTAGATACAGAAATCATTATGCCagatagtaaaaatattaattttaagtatatttcGCAATCAGAAGATATCATGTTAagtatgaaagaaaatattgacaATAAGTGGCATAGATTTAGGAACTACATCAAAGAATCAAGAATAAATATGAATGTACGACAAGTACTAAATGAAAACCAGACCATACTGGTCTGAcgcaataatttttattatgatgtAAACAAAAGATATACAGTTTTTacattgttgttgttgtttttttgtataatttgatCACTCTTCAAGATTTTATGGCTAAGTCGTGCATTATCATTTGATTTTTGTATGGCAGCTCCTGTGCTCTTGGTTGGTCTGTTACAACTGTAACAAATAATTGGTACCTATGTAGATTATATTATGATTCttaaaaatcttaaattatttaaattgatgtaTTCTTTTGCTAGATTGCAACAGAtagtgtaaataatataaaataataactggaaAACGTAATGGTATTAACTAGTACTTgaccgggaatcaaacccagGATTATGCTGATGTTTTACGCAATGTGACTAAAGGATTACAAAAAAAGCCGTAACGAAAGTAGATACGCGTAGTTCTAGTGAAGTTACTATCCCTTAGAGGTCCTCTCTTACAGATTTATCCTAAAAGTTTTTGGGTCACACCGAAGCTAGTTGGCACACCTGCCTAAACAATTCTAGGCTCACCTTTAATGCCTGGTGTGGGAACAATACTCTCTTTGCTTTTGTGAAGATCGCAAAGTCCCCAAAAACATTTGACATAACTTTCTGCGTAACATTCATATTCATCCTTTGCTTGGAACAGAGCAAGGCGCCGCGCTACTGGCTTGAAACACCCATCGCACTTTATACGCGACTTAACCAACATGTTGTAGAAAagatggtaaaaaaataaaataaaaaataatcactCCGCAATTTTTATACCATTGGTTCTAATATTGGCTTTGTAGTGAAAATGTCTAATTTGACAAGCTTTGGTAACTTGAAAAAGATATCGACCATTTCAAAATGTAATTCTATCAAGAAGGTCTGTTTACAATTTTAAGGTCTTAATAGAATCTACTAGATGTTATCTTCAAGCAAACATAATAGTCTTAGAGAGCTTTTTCAAAGCTGTTACGCAAGATCTAAATGAGAATTTCGTATTTTGTAGCGATACTATTGACTCGCTACTCGAGTAAGCTTCAATATTCCGATCAGTTCTTTGTATCGGGTGTAGGTATTCATTCGTCGCTACGATCGGCAGTTAGCTGCTCCATACGATATCGAATCCAGCCCTTTCAATCCGGAGCGAATGGCTGACGACAAAGCGGCACGGCTCTACCATTTGCTCAATGGAAATGCCATTTGGCGTTTCCATTCAAAAAAGATGATTATTCTCAAGATACTTTCAACGTCTCTtccattattttgtaaaaaatcgcATCTAAATGCTCAACACAAACTGCAGCTGCAAACAGCAGCATTGTTGGAGTTAACAAAAACGTTTTTCACGTCATAATCAGGTGCATATTGGATCGGCGTTCGATTCCGATTTGCCACTGATTACTCCAATCCCGTATTATGCAACAAGACAAAGCACGTTCAGTGCTTCTCCACCCTCTACCGGAGCGATTAAGTAGGTAGTGTTGTTCACTACAATACGCAAATTGAGTTAGGTAGGTACAGTGTCGTAAACAAGCGGAGCAATTTGCGTGCGTGTCGACATGACTCTCTCGTCAAGCGATTAGACTTGAACAAGTATACTGTCATGCGCAACCGAGGTCTCAATCTACCATCGACGGTTTAATGGAACCTGAATGATGTCTTATATGACTAGACATCTGCGTATTAAGTACTTAGACATAATTAAACGAGATGGCGATATGTGCTTACGTAGTACCTGcctataatatgtaggtaggtgtgTGATCGGGATGTAATTACAATACGCTTTGTATTAATGTGCAAATATTGACGTTCAGTCTCGGTGATGTGATTGCTGAGCTGATATGTTTCTTAGTGAAAATTGGATTTCAATATTACATAGAGACACGTTCATCGTTGAATAAAATAGTTCTTACGTAAAGTAAATACCAACGTAATATAGGCAgctacaatattaaaaaatgaagAGGTATTTAGACCCGTTTAATTTTTGGGGGTAGGTAGAGGTAGGCACAGTGTAGTGTGTTACCTGTTTAATAAATTCTTCGGTTATTCTTGTAATGGAATGCACGGACCTCGCAACTCGGTCCCAACTTACCTAACTATAATCATTGACACATCACCTTTGTATGTAAAATGAGCTCGGTGACATTTGGCGGGCCCGGCAAAAAGCGCGAGCTGGCGTCTTCTCTTTTATTGACATTAAATGGCCGATATAAATTCAGTTGGCGGATTACAAAATTTATTGGCTTCAAAATTAAAGGAGACCGATTTCAATGGCGATGGCTGACAGCGTTCGTTTATGGGTGAACGAAGTGGATGAAAAAAGAAGCTTTTGCTAAATCCCTCATTGAAAAACTTATCGTTTTAATGGAGCGTTTTTGTGCTCTAGGCTGTGGTGCGTAGCCGGGCATGTGCTTTGCCTACTGATTAATTTTTGTTGTGGAGATGTGCAAGTCTGTGTAATGACCCTATATGTACTCTTATAAATAAGGCCTTTAATTCTTTATATTGTAGTAGTTGGCACCGTCCATCCATGAGCTAAGCTTGTTTTTGTGCGGGGACTGGAGTTGAAGGCAGTGTGCAAATGCCTCATTTATCTCGATTTATCTACATTTCTTTGGTCATTACGTAGTAAAGGCTCAGataaccatttaaatagttacccaatataattttatgaacaAAAGTGTAAGCTTCCTCAAAATGAAAAGGTCCTTATTGCAGATATTTTTGTGTccaaacaaaaactaaatatgtaGGCAGACAAGTAGATCTTACCTCTTTGAGACGTACACAACCCATAATCAAATTATTAGCAGTTAACGAAATAATCATTATTCTACGCATTACTCTTTTATATCTAACTAGATAACTTATTAAATCAATGTGGTGTAATGTGTGGTCTGTGCACGCAGGATATATAAACAAAATCGATCAATTTCTGACTTTACGACTGCGGAATAGCGAATGGCTTCAAATTAATGAGGATTTAATACCGTTGTCACCATCATTGACTTGCATGAAGGTGATTTTTTTGCTAgagaactataaaaataaaagtgcgGCCCTTAATAAGGCGTGGGGTGGTGAGAGCCATGTCATTAATGGTCAGATTAAAGAGCATTGTGTGATGGTAGCCGGGGACAAATATGGGTATGTCTGAAAAAGCCTGACATTGATTCTGCGTCGGCCCATCCTTTCGATACGGTCTACATAATTAATTCGACCTTTTCTACTGCGAAGGGTTTCCTTATTATCCGAATGGGTTCGAAGCCTTCTCTCTAATGTTGGTGTGTTATGTTTAGTTCTTTTGTACGTTTCGTATCAAGGGGCTTTAGATTGTG
The window above is part of the Helicoverpa zea isolate HzStark_Cry1AcR chromosome 14, ilHelZeax1.1, whole genome shotgun sequence genome. Proteins encoded here:
- the LOC124636196 gene encoding N-alpha-acetyltransferase 38-B, NatC auxiliary subunit, translated to MSDTTSEQPIDTIKNAEDGKAKLRKWLNMNFRIEMTDGRVLIGVFLCTDRDANVILGACSEYLKSSDGETEEPRVLGLVMVPGRHIVSIQLDDTTPPQMYCYDE
- the LOC124636194 gene encoding nucleic acid dioxygenase ALKBH1 — encoded protein: MQEHTSLPITEDRFMKTFKYFKSNKPKPSLQDVITVEKSSDHQVINITANTVIEDPRAELLGLKNLREWQVFTLKKHPGLLFIRNPFTALGQRYWIRKCLEEYPKKPNKLNIDIEITLEDWWRECFRNGECEKQLQKKLRWTTLGYHHNWDTKVYTESNKSKFPEDLAELSDVLAKYLGYSDFTAEAAIVNYYHMNSTLSAHTDHSEVNLKAPLFSFSFGQSAIFLIGGRDKSVEPSALLINSGDVVVMSEEARHCYHAVPKILPATDSPWDVLDTEIIMPDSKNINFKYISQSEDIMLSMKENIDNKWHRFRNYIKESRINMNVRQVLNENQTILV